The genomic DNA GTTTAGTAAGTTTTACTGGTAGCGTGGAAACAGGAGCTAAGATTATGGAAGCTGCTAGTAAAAATATCATAAAAGTAAATTTAGAACTAGGCGGTAAAGCTCCTGCTATTGTTTGTAGAGATGCCGATATAGACGCGGCCGTAAATTATATAAAAAACTCGCGTATTATCAATACAGGACAAGTTTGTAACTGCGCTGAGAGAGTTTATGTGCAAAAAGATATTATAAAAACTTTTACAGACAAAATGGTAGAAGCAATGAAACATGTAAAATATGGCATTCCGACTGATGAAAAAGTAGATATGGGTCCCCTTGTAAGCGAAGCCGGATTAAACTCAGTAAATGCTATGGTAGAACGTGCGAAAAATAGCGGTGCTAAGGTATTAACCGGAGGACGCATATCTAGCAATCAAGACGGTTACTATTATGAACCTACTGTTATTACCGATATAGATCAAAAAAGTGAGCTTATCCAAAGTGAGATATTTGGTCCGGTGCTTCCTATAGTGGCTTTTGATAGTATAGATAATGCTATAGAGATGGCAAACGATAGTGATTATGGGCTAACTTCAAGTATTTATACACAAAATATAGATATAGCGATGAGAGCATGCCGTGAGATTAAATTTGGAGAAACATATATCAATCGGGAAAATTTTGAAGCTATGCAAGGATTTCACGCCGGTTTTAGAAAAAGTGGTATAGGTGGAGCCGATGGAAAGCATGGGCTTGAAGAGTATCTAGCTACTCACGTTGTATATTTGCAATACAATAAAGATGCTAATTTTTAATTTGTAAATTTTAAATTTATATAATTAAATTTAATAATTATAGCCGGAAAATATATCCGGCTAAACTAAACTTATTTTGTACCGGCTTAACTAAACCATTTTAAGTTTATCAGCATTTAACATTTTTGGCTTTAGCGTCTTGAGCTTCTTTAAAAAACTCAGCCCTAGAAAGAGGTTCTTTCCCGGGGTGAGTTTTGTTAAAATGTTCCAGATATTTTTCATATCTTTGAAGCCCGATCAAAGGATACAAGGCTTCATCTAATTTCTTATAAGCTTGCCAAATTTTTTTAAGTTTAGCAAGTAATGCCATTGTAATCGCTCGCTTTTTTGTATTCGCTTTCACCAAGTGGATAAGCTTTATCATTACCATCTTTGTAAATTCTAAAGCAAATTCTAAATGTTTGTATAGCTACAATAACGACAACTATCATAAAAAATCCACAAAGCACAGCGTCAATTATATTATTTCTAATAACGGCTTCAGCTTTAGCTATGGCTGCTGGATCGGTTAGAGTTTCTAGTTTTTTCGCCCAGTTTTGAGCAGTAGCTATGTGACTTACGGCGTCATGAACTCTCTCTCCATTTGCCGGAAGAAGTTTTTGATATGCTGCATACATTGTAGTTATAAGCACCCAAACAAGAGGAGCTATAGTAACCCATGAGTATTTTGCTTTTCCCATTTTAAATAATACTACGGTTCCAAGCATAAGAGCGATGCCGGCTAGCATTTGATTTGCCGCGCCAAATAGAGGCCAAAGTGTGAATATACCTCCCATAGGGTCAGTAACACCGCTATATAGTAGGTATCCCCAGCCAGTAACGCATATTATAGTAGCTATAATACCCCAAAACCAGTTTTTTGTATCACCTATTGGTTTATGAACGTTACCTAGTATATCTTGTACCATAAATCGTCCTGTTCTAGTACCGGCATCAACCGCGGTTAATATAAATAGTGCCTCAAATAATATCGCAAAGTGATACCAAAACGGCATAGCTTCTACTCCGCCTACAAGCTCATGGAAAAGCAAAGTAAGACCTACTGCAAATGTAGGGGCACCACCTGTTCTGCTCATCATAGTCTCTTCACCTACATTTTTTGCTAGTGCTAAGATCTCTTCAGGGGTTACGCTAAAGCCAAGCTCTGTTATCTTAGCAGCTGCGGCTACCACGTCAGTGCCTAGGCCTCCTATATTTATAGAGAAGTAAAGCCCAGGAGTTAGTATAGTAGCTGAAACTAGTGCCATAACTCCAACAAGGCTTTCCATAAGCATAGAACCATAACCTATAAATAGTGTTTGACTCTCTTTTTCTACCAATTTCGGAGTTGTACCGCTTGATATAAGAGCATGAAATCCAGATATAGCGCCACAGGCTATAGTAATAAATAAGAACGGGAAAAGAGGGCCGGCAAATACAGGACCAGTACCGTCTGTAAATGAAGTAACTGCAGGCATTTTAATTTCAGGTCCGACAAGCAATATAGCTATAGCCATACCGACTATTACGCCTATTTTTAAAAATGTACTTAAGTAGTCTCTTGGAGCTAGTAAAAACCAAACAGGTAAAATAGCGGCTATAAATCCATAAGCTATAGTAAGCCATGCTAATGTTGTGCCTTTTAGTGAAAATATATCCTTCCAAAACGGATCGGCAGCAACGTAGTGACCTCCTAATAGAGCAAACATAAGAAATATAAATCCGATTATAGAAGCTTCTATAACTTTACCAGGACGTAAAAATCTCATATAAATTCCCATAAAAATAGCAATAGGAATCGTCATAGCTATGGTAAATAATCCCCATGGAGATTCAGCTAAGGCTTTTACAACGACCATAGCAAGTATAGCTACGATAATTAGCATAATAAAGAAAATGCCCACCATAGCTACACCGCCGGTGAATGCTCCGAGCTCCTCTTTTATCATCTCTCCTAAGCTCTTTCCGTTTCTGCGAACAGATAAGAAAAGAACAACGAAGTCATGAACGGCTCCAGCTAGCACGACACCGACTAAAAGCCATATCATGCTTGGTAAATAACCCATTTGAGCAGCAACTACCGGACCTACAAGAGGACCAGCACCCGCAATGGCTGCAAAGTGGTGACCGAAAAGAACGTATTTATTTGTAGGAGTATAGTCTCTTCCGTCATTTAGGGTGTAGGCAGGAGTAGCGCGGTTGTCATCTAACATTAGGACTTTCATGGCGATAAAACGACCATAGAAAGTATAACCTATCATATAGATACAAACGCTAGCTACAACTAGCCAAACAGCGCTTATGCTCTCTCCGCGGTTTAGTGCTAAAACACCAAATGTCCAAGCACCTATCACAGATACAAGCAGCCATAACAGTTTTTGATATAGCTTCAAAATTTATCCTTTCAGAAAATGTGGTAAGTTGTTTATTTTATTATATTTAACTTAAAATTATTTTTAAATTTATAATTAATTAAAATATTATTGAAAATTTCCTAATTAGTGTATCAAATTTTCACATTATATATTAAATATTAATAACAAAAACGTATAATCAAACAGTATCAATTCATTAAAAGGTTAGCGATGAAGATAAAAATTAACTCAAATATCATAGATATAGATGAAAACCTTAGTCTAAAAAAGTGGTTAGAGACAAATGGCTATAATTTAGATAGAATCGCTATAGAATGTGATGGAGAGATCATTTCAAAAAGTGTTTGGAATGAGTTTATATTAAGAGAAAATGTAAGCTTGGAGATAGTTGAATTTGTAGGTGGAGGATAATCCAAACATACATTAATGCCATACTTTATCATTTTATATATTCTTATTATGCCTTTTTTGCACTCAAATTTATATTTTAAATTTAAAATCTTTCTTTTAAGAAAAAATTGGTTTTACTCTGTTATAATGAACGTTATGAAAACGATAAAAATTAATTCAATTACACGTCAAACTAACGCAAATAATTTAAATGAGTTACGGAACGAATTAGGTATTAGTAGCGATATGCTTACTATATATAAAGGTTTTGCTACAAATGACAATATAGCTTTAAATGATAATGATAGCGTTGTATTTATAAAAAAAGGAGAAATGCCTCCTAAAGAGTTTTTAGAAGAGATGATGAGTTCAAGAAACTCTCCTGAGATCAACATAGCTTTAAAAAGCGCAAAAGTAGGCGTAGCAGGACTTGGAGGACTTGGAAGTAACGTAGCAATAGCTTTAGCTAGAGTCGGAGTGAGCTACTTAAAATTAGTTGATTTTGATACTGTTGATCCTTCAAATTTAAATCGTCAGCAGTATTTTATAAAAGATATCGGACGTTTTAAAACTGAGGCTTTAAGTGAAACTTTAAGTCTTATAAATCCATTTGTAAAAGTTGAGTTTGAAACCATAAGACTTGAAGAGACAAATGTGAATGAAGTTTTTCAAAAGTGTGACGTAGTAGCTGAATGTTTTGATAATCCAAAGTCAAAAGCTATGATAATAAATTCTTTAACTAAAAAGATGATAGTAGCAGCTAGCGGAATGGCCGGATACGGTAGAAATGAAGATATAAAAACTATAAAAATGGCAAATAATCTCTATGTTTGCGGTGATTTAGTAAGTGCGGCTAGTATAGGAAATGGACTTATGGCGCCGCGAGTCGGAATATGCGCTATGCATCAAGCAAATAAAATATTAGAAATATTAATAGATAAGGTAAAACAAAATGGATGAGCTTGTTTTAGGTGGAGTTAGTTTTAGCTCAAGATTTATTATGGGCTCTGGTAAATTTGATCCAGAGTTGATAAGTGCTTGTGTAGAAGACGCTAAAGCGCAAATAGTAACTCTTGCTTTAAGAAGAGTAAATAAAGACAAAGATAGTATAACCGAATTTATACCAAAAAATGTAACTCTCTTACCAAATACAAGCGGTGCCAGAAATGCCGATGAAGCGCTGCGCATAGCAAGACTTAGTCGTGAGTTGGGCTGCGGAAATTTTATAAAAGTAGAAGTCATTCGAGATAGTAAATATCTATTTCCCGATAATTACGAAACTATAAAAGCTACCGAAAAACTTGCAAATGAAGGCTTTATAGTGTTGCCATATATGTATCCAGACTTAACTTGCGCTAGAGATTTAGTAAATGCTGGAGCAAGTGCCGTTATGCCTTTAGCCGCTCCGATCGGTTCTAATAAAGGACTTATAAACCGAGATATTATTCAAATTTTGATTGACGAGATAGATATTCCTATTATAGTTGATGCGGGTATAGGCCGTCCTAGCGAGGCATGCGCTGCTATGGAGATGGGTTGTGCTGCTATTATGGTAAATACCGCTATTGCTACTTCAAAAGATATAAGAGCTATGGCAAAAGCGTTTTGCGAAGCGATAATTGCCGGAAGAACTGCTTATAAAGCCGGACTTGGTAGGGTAAAAAATATAGCAAGCGCTAGTTCGCCTTTAACTGGATTTTTAGGCGAAAATTAAAAGATAAAATGAGAATATAAAATGAGAGATAGAACAGATCATATGCGTTATCTTCCTCATCAAGAGGTTATAAGCCATGATGTGATGAATAAGATATTTAAAGAGTGGGAAGAGACTAAATTTGAAAACTTTACTCAAGATGATGTTATAAGCGCTATTAATGCAAATAATAAAAGTATATATGACTTTAAGGCACTTTTAAGTCCTGAAGCAGCCCCCTTTTTAGAAGATATGGCAAAAGAAGCGATGAGTATCAAAGAGAGGCATTTTGGAAAAAATATCTATCTTTTTACACCTTTGTATATAGCAAATCATTGCGATAATAACTGTGTTTATTGCGGATTCAATGTACACAACAAGATAAAACGTGCGCAGCTTGAAGAAGATGGCATTATACGTGAGTTAGAAAACATCGCAAAAAGTGGATTAGACGAAATTCTTATACTTACAGGAGAGAGTCAAAGCAAAACTCCGCTTAGTTATATAAGTAGAGCTTGTGAGCTTGCAAAACGTTATTTTAAGGTAGTAGGAGTAGAAATTTATCCTCTAAATTCGGATGAATACGCATTTTTACACAAATGCGGCGTGGATTTTGTAACCGTATTTCAAGAGACTTATAATCCGCTAAAATATGAAAAAATCCATCTGGAGGGAAATAAACGCATTTTTCCATATCGTCTAAACGCTCAAGAAAGAGCACTTATGGGCGGTATGAGAGGGGTTGCTTTTGCCGCTCTTTTAGGTATAGATGACTGGAGAAAAGACGCTTTATCTACAGGGCTTCACGCTTATCTTTTGCAAGCAAAGTATCCTCATGCTGAGATTTCTATCTCAGTTCCTAGACTTAGACCTATTATAAACAATAAAAAGATTAATCCAAAAGACGTCGGCGAGAGAGAGCTTTTGCAAGTTATCGTTGCTTATCGTCTATTTTTACCGTTTGCAAATATCACTCTTAGCACTAGAGAAAGTGCGCATTTTAGGGATAACGCAATCAAACTTGGAGTAACAAAAGTTTCTGCCGGAGTTAGTGTTGGTATCGGTGAGCACGGTGGTAAAAAAGATGAGCAAAAAGGCGATTCTCAGTTTGAGATCAGCGACGGTAGAGATGTAGAAGAGATGAAAAGATCTATAAGAAAAGCCGGTTTAACGCCGGTTATGAGTGATTATATTTACGTATAAATTAAAATTATCTCTTGTTGTGCTTATATGACAAAAGATTTTATGAAAATTAGATAATTTCTTTGGCAAATATCGGCACTGCAAGAAAGTAAAATCCATCTATTTCAAAATCTTTTGCAAATTTAAAAAACTCTTCAAAATCTTCTTTTTTAAATTTAAAAGTATAAATAGACCCTTGCTCTACAAATTCCTTTTTTTCGTCTTTTACTCCGTGTTTTTCAAAGTAATGATTAAAACGTGCCAACAAGGCAAACGGTATAAAAAACAGACATTCATCTTGCGCTTCGAATTTGATCAAATTTGCGTTATTTATCACTAAATTTGCACTGCTGGAGTATGCTCGTACAAGTCCGCCGACTCCTAGTTTTACTCCTCCGAAATACCGTACAACAAAAACTCCCGTGTTTATAAGGTTTGCTCCTCTTAGCACATCAAGACAAGGTGGTCCGGAGCTGCTTTTTGGCTCACCGTCATCGCTGGAATTTTCTACTATTTGAAAATGTTTGTTGTAATTTCTGTACGCCCATACTATGTGAGCCGCTTTTGGATGATCTTCTTTTAGCTTTTTGTGAAGAGTTTCAAATTCATTTATAGGGCATAAATAGCTTATAAAATTTGACTTTTTTATCTCTTTTGAGCCGGTATAAATTTGATTTACTATAAACATGGATATATTTTAACAGATAAATTTAAATTTAAATGAATTTAAGATAAAATTACTAAAAAATTAAGGATTATCCATATGATACAAACTTGCCTTTTTCCTGCTGCCGGTTATGGTACGAGATTTCTTCCAGCTACAAAAAGTTTGCCAAAAGAGATGCTTCCTATCCTTACTAAGCCTCTTATTCACTACGGAGTAGATGAAGCTAGAGAAGCCGGTATGAAAAATATGGCATTTGTCACCGGTCGAGGAAAAAGAGCTTTGGAGGATTATTTTGATATAAGTTATGAGCTTGAGCACCAAATAGCCGGGACTAAAAAAGAGTATCTTCTTACCGAGATAAGAGATCTTATGAATTCTTGTAGCTTTTCATTTACTCGTCAAAGTAGTATGAAAGGTCTAGGAGACGCGATATATACTGGTAGAACTTTAGTAGGAGATGAAGCTTTTGGTGTTATACTTGCCGATGATTTGTGTATAAACGAAGATGGTGAAAATGTTCTAGCTCAGATGGCGAAAATTTATGAAAAATACCGCTGTAGCATAGTAGCGGTTATGGAAGTTCCTAAAGAGAGTATCAGTAGTTATGGTGTTGTAAATGGCAAGTTTATAGAAGATGATCTTTTAATGGTAAATGATATGATAGAAAAACCAAGTCCAGATGAAGCCCCTACAAATCTTGCTATCATAGGCAGATATATACTTACGCCCGATATATTTGAGATATTAGAATCTACAAAACCGGGCAAAAACGGTGAAATTCAGATAACAGACGCGCTTTTAAAACAGGCTCAAAACGGTATGGTTTTAGCTTATAAATTTAAAGGAAGAAGATTTGATTGTGGTTCTGTTAGCGGATTTGTCGAAGCTACGAATTTCTTCTATGAGAGTGACAATGGTAGTAAATGAGCTGAAGTTTCCATTTAAGGATATGCAAAATATCAGCTCATACGCAAGACGTATGAATGAAGAGCTAAATAACGATGAGATCGGCTATTATCATCTGCCTAGTTTTGGTGAGGAGATAAGCGAAAAACTTGCTTTGTATCGTAAAAATGTAAATTTCAACACGGTTGTGTTAATAGGAGTTGGCGGCAGCTCGCTTGGCGTGAAAGCACTTTATGAAATGCTAAATTTAAAAACTAAGCTTATATTTTTAGATAATCTTGATCCGTTTTATATAGAAAATAGATTAAAAGATATCGAGTTTGATAGCAGTATTTTTATCTTATCTAGCAAATCAGGCACGACTATAGAGCCAATTAGTATTTATAAGTATATTTTAGATCTCTATTCGCCAAAAAATTACAAAAATTTTATCATAATTACCGATCCCCAAAGCCCTCTTGAAGAGTACGCTAATTTACATAATATAACTGTTTTTAATATTCCAAAAAATGTTGGAGGACGCTTTAGCGTATTATCTGCTATAGGGCTTGTGCCGCTTGGATTATGTGGAGCAGATACGTCATCCTTGTTAGACGGTGCTGTTTCTTGTAAAAAGCAGTTTTTAGAAGATGATGATAGTTTAATTTTACAAAAAGCATATCACTATGCAACGCATAAAAGCGCTAAGATAAATGTAGTTTTTAGCTATAGTGAAAGATTTCATAGTTTTAATGATTGGTATGTACAGTTATGGGCTGAGAGTCTTGGTAAAAAGCGCGGTTATAAGCGAATGGGACTTACTCCGGTCGGACTTATAGGAAGTAAAGATCAACACTCGTTTTTGCAGCTTATAATGGAAGGAATAAAAGATAAAACAGTTACGTTTTTGATTTTAAAAGATCATTTAAGCAGCATTTGTATTCCAAATTTAAAACTTGAGTATTTAGATGAGTGCGACTTTGTAAATGAAGTGTCTATGAGTACGCTTTTAAATGCTCAAGCAAAATCTACCATTCAAGCTTTACTTAGTGAAAATATCAGCATAGATACGATTTTAGTAGATAGATTAGATGAGTGGCACTCTGGTTGGCTCATTTATTATTACGAGCTCCTTACAAGCGCTACTGGACTTATGCTCGGAGTAAATACTTATGATCAGCCTGGCGTTGAAGCCTCTAAAAGAATACTAAAAAATTTACTATCAAATAACTAATTTTGTCTGTTTGTATTTTGATAATGATTACTCAACAAATAGGGTTCAAAATAGGCAATATTTATTTTTTATTTATCATTTAAACTATATAATTTACTTAATAAGAGATTCTGTATCTAAATAATAAAAATTCTTATCTAAGATTTATTTCTTTTTAAGAATAATTTGATATAATTCTCGAAATTAAAAAATAAAGGATATAAAATGACAAATGTAGTTAAACAACTTAACCAAATTCAAGCAGACGCTCATGCGTTTTTCATTGCGTTTCATGACTATCATTGGAATGTAAAAGGTCTTCAATTTTTCTCAATTCACGAATATACTGAAAAAGCATATGAAGAGATGGCAGAGCTATTTGATGATGTAGCTGAAAGAGCTATACAAATAGGCGGGAAAGCTATTTTAAAATCTGAAGAGCTTGTAAAACTTGCTCATGCTCCGGTAATGCAAAAAGATAGCTATACTGCTATAGAAGTTATAGAACAATTAAGAGTAGCTTATAAACATCTTGTTGAAGAGTTCAAAAAGCTTGAAGCGGCAGCTGAAAAAGCCGGTGATACAACAACTGCAAATATCGCTCAAGATCATTACGGTTCATATGAGAAGAAAATTTGGATGCTTAATTCTACTTTAGCGTAATTTTTGATACTAAAACCTGATACTTTGATATGAAAGGCGGATAAATCCGCCTTTTTTATTTATTTTGCTGCAGCTTCTACTTCTATATTTATCTTAATTTCATCTCCTAAAGTTAATGTGCTTGTATCTGGAGCAAAGCTAAAATCGCTTCTTTTTATCTTGCCCTCAAGGCTAAATCCAACGATTTGAATTCCTTTTTGATTTTTGCTTTGTCCGCCAAATTCATAGTTTAGAGTTACTGGTTTTGTTACATTTTTTATAGTTAAATTTCCTATAATTTTACCTTCGTTATCGCCATCTTTTTTAAATTCGGTCATAACAAATTTCATTTCAGGAAATTTAGCAATATCGAAAAAATCAGCTTGTTTTAGATGGTTATCTCTTGCGGTGTTGCTTGTATTGATAGAATCAACGTTTATTATAGCATCTATCTTTTTTGGTATACCGTTTTCTATATCAACAATTCCGCTAAATTTGTCAAACGATCCTGTTACGTTGCTCACGCTTAGGTGTTTGATTTTGAAATTTGTACTTGAATGAGTAACATCTATATCGTAGTTTGCTGCGTTTGCAAAACCTACTAAAAGCATTGCACACAACGCAGATCCAAATATTCTCTTTGTCATTTTTGTCCTTTTTTATAAAATATAAATAATTGTACAATGTAAAATACAATTAATATTAAATTTCAATACAATAAATATACTATTTAATAATTTTTTAAATTTCATTAACTACGTTAATTTTTTCAATTTAAAAATATTAATAAATTTTATGCAAAGTAGATATTATTTTTTGATAAAGTTATAATTTTTTAAATTTAAAACGAGTTGATTTGTAAATTTTTCTATATTTAAATCCCTTTTCGTACCATCTCTTTGTTTTGTACCCCACATCGACTCAGGAAAAAAGCTATCGTCTTTGAATCTGGCTTGAACGTGGATATGTACTTTTGGAACGTAATTAGCAAAACTTGCCCAATTTATTTTATCGGCGCAGTAGAAATCAAGCATAGTTTTTTCGGTAATTAGAGCCGCTTCAAATAGCCATTTTCTAGTCACATCATCTACATCGCTAATCTCTTTGAATTCTTTTTTTGTAAATACCTTTACCCAAGGAATTTCGCTTTTTTCAAGTTCAATGCAGATAAGTTCATTTTCATATATCATAGTTTTACTCTCGCTTTTATAATTTGTTCTTTTAATCTAAGACTTGCTTTTTCAAAGCTTGTTTCATCAAAGTTTTCTAGATTAAAAAAATGTAGATCTTTAAACTGCTTCTTTAAATAATTCTCACTTTGCTCATCTTTAGATCCACTAAAAATAACCCCCAAAATCTCTAAATTTTTCATTTTTAAGGCTTCTATGCTTAAAATAGTGTGATTTATGCTGCCAAGATAGTTTTTAGAAACTAAAAACGTAGGAAGATTTGCTATTTTGATATAGTCGATCATGTAAAATTTGTCATCAAGCGGACAGTAAAGTCCTCCTGCTAACTCGACTAAAATATCGTCTGGTTTTGGAATTTTTATTTTAAGTCCGTCAAAATGTATGTTCTCATTTATCATTCCTACATGCGGACTAGCAGCGGTTTGCAGCATTACGCCAGGAG from Campylobacter fetus subsp. fetus includes the following:
- the aldA gene encoding aldehyde dehydrogenase → MRTYEMYIDGAFVPNRSSKSIEVLNPATKKVISTIPDADISQVEEAISSSKKAQKSWEALAAIERANYLRKIANEIRENSEMLAQTITEEQGKIISLARVEVNFTADYLDYMAEWARRYEGEIIQSDRTNENIFIFKQAIGVTSGILPWNFPFFLIARKLAPALVTGNTIVIKASVETPNNAFEFAKLAHKAGLPKGVFNLVSGRGSTVGNLLASHKDIGLVSFTGSVETGAKIMEAASKNIIKVNLELGGKAPAIVCRDADIDAAVNYIKNSRIINTGQVCNCAERVYVQKDIIKTFTDKMVEAMKHVKYGIPTDEKVDMGPLVSEAGLNSVNAMVERAKNSGAKVLTGGRISSNQDGYYYEPTVITDIDQKSELIQSEIFGPVLPIVAFDSIDNAIEMANDSDYGLTSSIYTQNIDIAMRACREIKFGETYINRENFEAMQGFHAGFRKSGIGGADGKHGLEEYLATHVVYLQYNKDANF
- the kcuS gene encoding KCU-star family selenoprotein — encoded protein: MALLAKLKKIWQAYKKLDEALYPLIGLQRYEKYLEHFNKTHPGKEPLSRAEFFKEAQDAKAKNVKC
- a CDS encoding carbon starvation CstA family protein; the protein is MLKLYQKLLWLLVSVIGAWTFGVLALNRGESISAVWLVVASVCIYMIGYTFYGRFIAMKVLMLDDNRATPAYTLNDGRDYTPTNKYVLFGHHFAAIAGAGPLVGPVVAAQMGYLPSMIWLLVGVVLAGAVHDFVVLFLSVRRNGKSLGEMIKEELGAFTGGVAMVGIFFIMLIIVAILAMVVVKALAESPWGLFTIAMTIPIAIFMGIYMRFLRPGKVIEASIIGFIFLMFALLGGHYVAADPFWKDIFSLKGTTLAWLTIAYGFIAAILPVWFLLAPRDYLSTFLKIGVIVGMAIAILLVGPEIKMPAVTSFTDGTGPVFAGPLFPFLFITIACGAISGFHALISSGTTPKLVEKESQTLFIGYGSMLMESLVGVMALVSATILTPGLYFSINIGGLGTDVVAAAAKITELGFSVTPEEILALAKNVGEETMMSRTGGAPTFAVGLTLLFHELVGGVEAMPFWYHFAILFEALFILTAVDAGTRTGRFMVQDILGNVHKPIGDTKNWFWGIIATIICVTGWGYLLYSGVTDPMGGIFTLWPLFGAANQMLAGIALMLGTVVLFKMGKAKYSWVTIAPLVWVLITTMYAAYQKLLPANGERVHDAVSHIATAQNWAKKLETLTDPAAIAKAEAVIRNNIIDAVLCGFFMIVVVIVAIQTFRICFRIYKDGNDKAYPLGESEYKKASDYNGITC
- the thiS gene encoding sulfur carrier protein ThiS, coding for MKIKINSNIIDIDENLSLKKWLETNGYNLDRIAIECDGEIISKSVWNEFILRENVSLEIVEFVGGG
- the thiF gene encoding sulfur carrier protein ThiS adenylyltransferase ThiF translates to MKTIKINSITRQTNANNLNELRNELGISSDMLTIYKGFATNDNIALNDNDSVVFIKKGEMPPKEFLEEMMSSRNSPEINIALKSAKVGVAGLGGLGSNVAIALARVGVSYLKLVDFDTVDPSNLNRQQYFIKDIGRFKTEALSETLSLINPFVKVEFETIRLEETNVNEVFQKCDVVAECFDNPKSKAMIINSLTKKMIVAASGMAGYGRNEDIKTIKMANNLYVCGDLVSAASIGNGLMAPRVGICAMHQANKILEILIDKVKQNG
- a CDS encoding thiazole synthase is translated as MDELVLGGVSFSSRFIMGSGKFDPELISACVEDAKAQIVTLALRRVNKDKDSITEFIPKNVTLLPNTSGARNADEALRIARLSRELGCGNFIKVEVIRDSKYLFPDNYETIKATEKLANEGFIVLPYMYPDLTCARDLVNAGASAVMPLAAPIGSNKGLINRDIIQILIDEIDIPIIVDAGIGRPSEACAAMEMGCAAIMVNTAIATSKDIRAMAKAFCEAIIAGRTAYKAGLGRVKNIASASSPLTGFLGEN
- the thiH gene encoding 2-iminoacetate synthase ThiH; translated protein: MRDRTDHMRYLPHQEVISHDVMNKIFKEWEETKFENFTQDDVISAINANNKSIYDFKALLSPEAAPFLEDMAKEAMSIKERHFGKNIYLFTPLYIANHCDNNCVYCGFNVHNKIKRAQLEEDGIIRELENIAKSGLDEILILTGESQSKTPLSYISRACELAKRYFKVVGVEIYPLNSDEYAFLHKCGVDFVTVFQETYNPLKYEKIHLEGNKRIFPYRLNAQERALMGGMRGVAFAALLGIDDWRKDALSTGLHAYLLQAKYPHAEISISVPRLRPIINNKKINPKDVGERELLQVIVAYRLFLPFANITLSTRESAHFRDNAIKLGVTKVSAGVSVGIGEHGGKKDEQKGDSQFEISDGRDVEEMKRSIRKAGLTPVMSDYIYV
- a CDS encoding YigZ family protein; this translates as MFIVNQIYTGSKEIKKSNFISYLCPINEFETLHKKLKEDHPKAAHIVWAYRNYNKHFQIVENSSDDGEPKSSSGPPCLDVLRGANLINTGVFVVRYFGGVKLGVGGLVRAYSSSANLVINNANLIKFEAQDECLFFIPFALLARFNHYFEKHGVKDEKKEFVEQGSIYTFKFKKEDFEEFFKFAKDFEIDGFYFLAVPIFAKEII
- the galU gene encoding UTP--glucose-1-phosphate uridylyltransferase GalU — encoded protein: MIQTCLFPAAGYGTRFLPATKSLPKEMLPILTKPLIHYGVDEAREAGMKNMAFVTGRGKRALEDYFDISYELEHQIAGTKKEYLLTEIRDLMNSCSFSFTRQSSMKGLGDAIYTGRTLVGDEAFGVILADDLCINEDGENVLAQMAKIYEKYRCSIVAVMEVPKESISSYGVVNGKFIEDDLLMVNDMIEKPSPDEAPTNLAIIGRYILTPDIFEILESTKPGKNGEIQITDALLKQAQNGMVLAYKFKGRRFDCGSVSGFVEATNFFYESDNGSK
- a CDS encoding glucose-6-phosphate isomerase, which codes for MVVNELKFPFKDMQNISSYARRMNEELNNDEIGYYHLPSFGEEISEKLALYRKNVNFNTVVLIGVGGSSLGVKALYEMLNLKTKLIFLDNLDPFYIENRLKDIEFDSSIFILSSKSGTTIEPISIYKYILDLYSPKNYKNFIIITDPQSPLEEYANLHNITVFNIPKNVGGRFSVLSAIGLVPLGLCGADTSSLLDGAVSCKKQFLEDDDSLILQKAYHYATHKSAKINVVFSYSERFHSFNDWYVQLWAESLGKKRGYKRMGLTPVGLIGSKDQHSFLQLIMEGIKDKTVTFLILKDHLSSICIPNLKLEYLDECDFVNEVSMSTLLNAQAKSTIQALLSENISIDTILVDRLDEWHSGWLIYYYELLTSATGLMLGVNTYDQPGVEASKRILKNLLSNN
- a CDS encoding Dps family protein; amino-acid sequence: MTNVVKQLNQIQADAHAFFIAFHDYHWNVKGLQFFSIHEYTEKAYEEMAELFDDVAERAIQIGGKAILKSEELVKLAHAPVMQKDSYTAIEVIEQLRVAYKHLVEEFKKLEAAAEKAGDTTTANIAQDHYGSYEKKIWMLNSTLA
- a CDS encoding YceI family protein → MTKRIFGSALCAMLLVGFANAANYDIDVTHSSTNFKIKHLSVSNVTGSFDKFSGIVDIENGIPKKIDAIINVDSINTSNTARDNHLKQADFFDIAKFPEMKFVMTEFKKDGDNEGKIIGNLTIKNVTKPVTLNYEFGGQSKNQKGIQIVGFSLEGKIKRSDFSFAPDTSTLTLGDEIKINIEVEAAAK
- a CDS encoding HIT domain-containing protein; the protein is MIYENELICIELEKSEIPWVKVFTKKEFKEISDVDDVTRKWLFEAALITEKTMLDFYCADKINWASFANYVPKVHIHVQARFKDDSFFPESMWGTKQRDGTKRDLNIEKFTNQLVLNLKNYNFIKK